A genomic stretch from Caulobacter sp. FWC2 includes:
- a CDS encoding S9 family peptidase, which yields MIKSLRFVAASALVLAAALSGAAYAQAPAKPHVFTAKDMASLDRLSDPRVSPDGRYVLYSVRTMNYPANKAAMSLWVADLKAKMAPRRLAISDGGASSGRWSADGKAIYFSSSRAGGTEQVFKTDVMGETATQVTSAPFDVQAFKVAPDGKTIVVGLAVFPDCADFACTEAKLAAKTATKATGVVYDRLFVRHWDAWNDGTKNHLFAWTLDANGVAAGQPVDLMKGFDGDTPTKPYGDDADFTITPDSKALVFSAKIAGKDEAWTTNYDVWSAPLDGSAKVQNLTAGNKAWDAAPVFSPDGKWAAYRAMKRPGFEADRFGVIVRDVATGQERELAPTWDRSADAIAWSRDGKTIYATALDVGQGKLFAIDVKTGKVTALTGDGHVTAFDVGPGGLVYASDSLKSPSELFMTLPKGPPVRVASASGEALKDVAWGEPEQFSFKGWNDETVHGFVVKPANFDPAKKYPVAFLIHGGPQGSFSNSWSYRWNPQVYANAGYAVVMVDFHGSTGYGQAFTDAISQHWGDRPLEDLQKGWSAALGKYAFLDGDRACALGASYGGYMVNWIAGNWSQPWKCLVTHDGVFDTRSMGYATEELWFTEWENGGTPWQANTTYDKFNPVDHVAQWTKPQLIVQGQLDYRIPVEQGLGAFTALQRKGVPSKLLYFPNENHWVLKAQNSVQWHKEVLDWLDQWTGNTRPGK from the coding sequence ATGATCAAGAGTTTGCGTTTCGTCGCCGCCTCCGCCCTCGTCCTGGCCGCCGCCCTATCGGGAGCCGCCTACGCGCAGGCGCCCGCCAAGCCGCACGTCTTCACGGCCAAGGACATGGCCAGCCTGGATCGCCTGTCGGATCCGCGCGTGTCGCCCGACGGCCGCTACGTGCTCTATTCCGTGCGGACCATGAACTATCCGGCCAATAAGGCCGCGATGTCGCTGTGGGTCGCCGACCTGAAGGCCAAGATGGCCCCTCGCCGGCTAGCGATCTCGGACGGCGGCGCATCGAGCGGCCGCTGGAGCGCCGACGGCAAGGCCATCTACTTCTCGTCCAGCCGCGCCGGCGGAACCGAGCAGGTGTTCAAGACCGACGTCATGGGCGAGACCGCGACGCAGGTGACCTCGGCGCCCTTCGACGTCCAGGCCTTCAAGGTCGCCCCGGACGGCAAGACCATCGTCGTGGGCCTGGCCGTGTTCCCCGACTGCGCCGACTTCGCCTGCACCGAGGCCAAGCTGGCCGCGAAGACCGCCACCAAGGCCACGGGCGTGGTCTATGACCGCCTGTTCGTCCGTCACTGGGATGCGTGGAACGATGGGACAAAGAACCACCTCTTCGCCTGGACGCTGGACGCCAACGGCGTAGCGGCTGGCCAGCCGGTCGACCTGATGAAGGGCTTCGACGGCGACACCCCGACCAAGCCCTATGGCGACGACGCCGACTTCACGATCACGCCGGACAGCAAGGCCCTGGTGTTCTCGGCCAAGATCGCCGGCAAGGATGAGGCGTGGACCACCAACTATGACGTCTGGAGCGCGCCGCTGGACGGTTCTGCCAAGGTCCAGAACCTGACGGCGGGCAACAAGGCCTGGGACGCCGCCCCGGTGTTCTCGCCCGACGGAAAGTGGGCGGCCTATCGGGCCATGAAGCGTCCAGGCTTCGAAGCCGACCGCTTCGGCGTCATTGTACGTGATGTCGCCACCGGGCAAGAGCGCGAGCTGGCCCCGACCTGGGACCGCTCGGCCGACGCCATCGCCTGGAGCCGCGACGGCAAGACGATCTACGCCACCGCCCTCGACGTCGGTCAGGGCAAGCTGTTCGCCATCGACGTCAAGACCGGCAAGGTCACCGCCCTCACCGGCGACGGCCACGTCACCGCCTTCGACGTCGGCCCGGGCGGCCTGGTCTATGCTTCCGACTCGCTCAAGAGCCCGTCAGAGCTGTTCATGACCCTGCCCAAGGGGCCGCCGGTGCGCGTGGCCAGCGCCTCTGGCGAAGCGCTCAAGGACGTGGCCTGGGGAGAGCCCGAACAGTTCAGCTTCAAGGGCTGGAACGACGAGACCGTCCACGGCTTCGTCGTGAAGCCGGCCAATTTCGACCCCGCCAAGAAATATCCAGTGGCCTTCCTGATCCACGGCGGCCCGCAGGGCTCGTTCAGCAACAGCTGGTCCTACCGCTGGAACCCGCAGGTCTACGCCAATGCCGGCTACGCCGTGGTGATGGTCGATTTCCACGGTTCGACCGGCTACGGCCAGGCCTTCACCGACGCGATCAGCCAGCATTGGGGCGACCGCCCGCTGGAGGACCTGCAGAAGGGCTGGAGCGCGGCGCTGGGCAAGTACGCCTTCCTGGATGGCGACCGCGCCTGCGCCTTGGGGGCCTCGTACGGCGGCTACATGGTCAACTGGATCGCCGGCAACTGGTCCCAGCCGTGGAAGTGCCTGGTCACCCACGACGGCGTCTTCGACACGCGGTCCATGGGCTACGCCACCGAGGAGCTTTGGTTCACCGAGTGGGAAAACGGCGGCACGCCGTGGCAAGCCAACACGACCTACGACAAGTTCAACCCGGTCGATCACGTGGCCCAGTGGACCAAGCCGCAGCTGATCGTGCAGGGCCAGCTCGACTATCGCATCCCCGTCGAACAGGGCCTGGGCGCCTTCACCGCCCTGCAGCGCAAGGGCGTGCCCAGCAAGCTGCTGTACTTCCCGAACGAGAACCACTGGGTGCTGAAAGCCCAGAACTCGGTGCAATGGCACAAGGAAGTGCTGGACTGGCTGGACCAATGGACGGGGAACACGCGGCCGGGCAAATGA
- a CDS encoding squalene/phytoene synthase family protein → MADTETLDDLVRRVDPDRWLASRFIGDLAARADVIALYGMNYELARVAGGVTNALMGEIRITWWREAMEEIAAGKPPRKHPNVEALAASKFDPNALAALAEARFTDLDEGPLKDEAAVLAYVDATAGAMAVLAARRLDPSADPHAVKGGARAFGLTGLWRLKQAGRSRLPEAWTQADVAERVEAQLKAARGEVRGLPVAAFPAVAPAALVRPYLKGREMSDLEKKARLTFAVATGTL, encoded by the coding sequence ATGGCCGATACCGAAACCCTCGACGACCTCGTCCGCCGCGTCGATCCCGACCGCTGGCTGGCCAGCCGGTTCATCGGCGACCTGGCCGCGCGCGCCGACGTCATCGCGCTGTACGGCATGAACTACGAGCTGGCCCGGGTGGCCGGCGGGGTGACCAACGCCCTGATGGGCGAGATCCGCATCACCTGGTGGCGCGAGGCGATGGAAGAGATCGCCGCCGGCAAGCCGCCCCGCAAGCATCCCAATGTCGAGGCCCTGGCCGCCTCGAAGTTCGACCCGAACGCCCTGGCCGCTCTCGCCGAGGCGCGCTTCACCGACCTGGACGAAGGTCCTCTGAAGGACGAGGCGGCGGTGCTGGCCTATGTCGACGCCACGGCCGGAGCCATGGCGGTGCTGGCCGCGCGGCGGCTGGATCCCAGCGCCGACCCCCACGCCGTCAAGGGCGGGGCCCGGGCGTTCGGCCTGACCGGGCTATGGCGGCTGAAGCAGGCAGGGCGCTCGCGGCTGCCGGAGGCCTGGACGCAGGCCGACGTGGCCGAGCGCGTCGAGGCGCAGTTGAAGGCGGCGCGGGGCGAGGTGAGGGGCCTGCCTGTGGCGGCCTTCCCGGCCGTGGCCCCGGCGGCGCTGGTGCGGCCCTACCTGAAGGGCCGCGAGATGAGCGACCTGGAAAAGAAGGCAAGGCTGACCTTCGCGGTGGCGACGGGGACGCTCTGA
- a CDS encoding urate hydroxylase PuuD — MSGLLSNFRNTIIVSFVLALVIILGYGHSPHGHDASYFQAIFRWLHVMFGILWIGLLYYFNFVQIRVMPQIPAELKPAISKYIAPEALFWFRWAALFTWVMGVILAFSRGYLLEAATLGLAGGYTPGVDMGFTFIGTGMWLATVMFFNVWVFIWPNQKIALGMVEADADAKAKAAKTAMLFSRTNTLLSLPMLATMAMNQTLFG, encoded by the coding sequence ATGTCTGGACTGCTCTCCAACTTCCGCAACACCATCATCGTCAGCTTCGTGCTGGCCCTGGTGATTATCCTTGGCTACGGGCACAGCCCGCACGGCCATGACGCCAGCTACTTCCAGGCCATCTTCCGCTGGCTGCACGTGATGTTCGGCATCCTGTGGATCGGGCTGCTCTACTACTTCAACTTTGTGCAGATCCGGGTGATGCCGCAGATCCCGGCCGAGCTGAAGCCGGCGATCAGCAAGTATATCGCGCCAGAGGCCTTGTTCTGGTTCCGCTGGGCGGCGCTGTTCACCTGGGTGATGGGCGTGATCCTGGCCTTCAGCCGTGGCTATCTGCTGGAAGCCGCGACCCTGGGCCTGGCCGGCGGCTACACGCCCGGCGTCGACATGGGCTTCACCTTCATCGGCACCGGCATGTGGCTGGCCACGGTGATGTTCTTCAACGTCTGGGTCTTCATCTGGCCGAACCAGAAGATCGCCCTGGGCATGGTCGAAGCCGACGCCGACGCCAAGGCCAAGGCCGCCAAGACGGCGATGCTGTTCTCGCGCACCAACACGCTGCTCAGCCTGCCCATGCTGGCAACCATGGCGATGAACCAGACTCTGTTCGGCTGA
- a CDS encoding Mth938-like domain-containing protein produces MRQPPSIDAWGGGGFRVSGDWRPGSLLILDDQPRDWAATSLADLTPEAFAEVFAAGGAVEFVLLGTGLNNGLPPRAVRDALKAAGVGLEFMSTEAAARTYNVLASEGRRLAAALIAV; encoded by the coding sequence ATGCGCCAGCCGCCGTCCATCGACGCCTGGGGCGGCGGCGGCTTCCGGGTCTCCGGCGACTGGCGGCCCGGCTCGCTGCTGATCCTCGACGATCAGCCCCGCGACTGGGCCGCCACGTCCCTGGCCGACCTGACCCCCGAGGCCTTCGCCGAGGTGTTCGCCGCCGGCGGGGCGGTGGAGTTCGTGCTGCTGGGCACGGGCCTCAACAATGGCCTGCCGCCGCGCGCTGTTCGCGACGCGCTCAAGGCCGCCGGCGTAGGTCTGGAGTTCATGAGCACCGAGGCGGCGGCTCGGACGTACAACGTCCTGGCCAGCGAAGGTCGCCGACTGGCAGCGGCGCTGATCGCGGTCTGA
- the secF gene encoding protein translocase subunit SecF — MRWPLIRYIPRSTHFRFVRWAPVAAVISAILIVASIGLLVFQGLNLGIDFKGGIALEITMSRPVPQTEMGAVLDQIGAHDGQVQGFGSPNAALVKFLPSKDEAPSVASKRVEAELIKRFPDLKVTSRSEVGAKVSGELLMSGFKALGVALLLTLGYIWFRFGLSYGTGAVVAVIHDIVLTLGLLSVCGIEFSMTEIAALLTVIGYSMNEKVITFDRLKENLRKYRTTPLRDIIDLSENERLSRTIITGTTALLALGGTMAFGGPVLFPLVFTMIFGIIIGTYSSIYIALPMILIWGVKRNDEEATPIKLGAASRP, encoded by the coding sequence ATGCGTTGGCCCCTCATTCGCTACATCCCGCGTTCCACCCATTTCCGCTTCGTGCGCTGGGCGCCGGTCGCGGCCGTGATCTCGGCGATTCTCATCGTCGCCTCGATCGGCCTGCTGGTCTTCCAGGGCCTGAACCTGGGCATCGACTTCAAGGGCGGTATCGCCCTGGAAATCACCATGTCGCGCCCCGTTCCCCAGACCGAGATGGGCGCGGTCCTCGACCAGATCGGCGCTCATGACGGCCAGGTGCAGGGCTTCGGCTCGCCGAATGCGGCCCTGGTCAAGTTCCTGCCCAGCAAGGACGAGGCGCCGAGCGTCGCCTCCAAGCGGGTCGAGGCGGAGCTGATCAAGCGCTTCCCCGACCTTAAGGTTACCAGCCGCTCTGAAGTCGGCGCCAAGGTTTCGGGCGAACTGCTGATGTCCGGCTTCAAGGCCCTGGGCGTCGCCCTGCTGCTGACCCTGGGCTACATCTGGTTCCGCTTCGGCCTGTCGTACGGCACGGGCGCGGTCGTGGCCGTGATCCACGACATCGTCCTGACCCTGGGCCTGCTGTCGGTCTGCGGGATCGAGTTCTCGATGACCGAGATCGCGGCCCTGCTGACGGTCATCGGCTATTCGATGAACGAAAAGGTCATCACCTTCGACCGTCTGAAGGAAAACCTGCGCAAGTACCGCACCACGCCGCTGCGCGACATCATCGACCTGTCGGAAAACGAGCGTCTGTCGCGGACGATCATCACCGGCACCACGGCTCTGCTGGCCCTGGGCGGCACGATGGCGTTCGGCGGGCCGGTGCTGTTCCCGCTGGTCTTCACGATGATCTTCGGGATCATCATCGGCACCTATTCGTCGATCTATATCGCCCTGCCGATGATCCTGATCTGGGGCGTAAAGCGGAACGACGAGGAAGCCACGCCGATCAAGCTCGGCGCGGCCTCGCGTCCCTGA
- the secD gene encoding protein translocase subunit SecD — MLNLSRWKIIAVTLSVIFGILFSLPNVLPQKTLDAMPGWLPHQKLNLGLDLQGGSYLLYEVDTDALHRERLSDLMEDTRTQLRSEQIPFGELAQQGEVISVRIGDASRYEAALNLLRKNLGAPLAGVIGGKDVTVSGKGDNRIEVTFVPEAQRADAAKAVDQSIETIRRRIDSLGTKEPSINRQGTNRIMIQAAGESDPERLRAVIGKTAKLTFQMVDESVSPEDVQAGRLPPGSEVLQSEDRYAPYYVVKKRAIVSGDELTNASQTFDQNGRPAVGFAFNGSGAKKFGDITLRNHGKRFAIVLDKKVISAPVINDPITSGSGIITGSFTAESANELSLLLRSGALPAPLNIEDQRTVTAELGAEAVKAGSISLAIGAASMFVFVILAYGLFGGFAAVALVVNVLMIIGIMSMTQATLTFPGIAGLILTLAVAVDANVLIYERMRDEANAGRTPMAAADHGYKLALTSILDANITSLISGLIMFSFGSGPVKGFAWTLVIGVFTSLFTAIFITQVLIGWWFKTTKPKKLPIA; from the coding sequence ATGCTGAACCTCTCCCGCTGGAAGATCATCGCCGTCACCCTGTCGGTGATCTTCGGCATCCTGTTCTCCCTGCCCAACGTCCTCCCGCAGAAGACGTTGGACGCCATGCCCGGCTGGCTGCCGCACCAGAAGCTGAACCTCGGCCTCGACCTGCAAGGCGGCTCGTATCTGCTGTATGAGGTCGACACCGACGCGCTGCACCGCGAGCGTCTGTCCGACCTGATGGAAGACACCCGCACCCAGCTGCGGAGCGAGCAGATCCCGTTCGGCGAACTGGCTCAGCAGGGCGAGGTGATCAGCGTCCGCATCGGCGACGCCTCGCGCTACGAGGCGGCCCTGAACCTGCTGCGCAAGAATCTCGGCGCGCCGCTGGCCGGCGTGATCGGCGGCAAGGACGTCACCGTCTCCGGCAAGGGCGACAACCGCATTGAAGTCACCTTCGTGCCGGAAGCCCAGCGCGCCGACGCCGCCAAGGCCGTCGACCAGTCGATCGAGACCATCCGTCGCCGGATCGACAGCCTGGGCACCAAGGAGCCCTCGATCAACCGCCAGGGCACCAATCGGATCATGATCCAGGCGGCCGGCGAGAGCGATCCCGAGCGGCTGCGCGCCGTCATCGGCAAGACCGCCAAGCTGACCTTCCAGATGGTCGACGAGTCGGTCTCGCCCGAGGACGTCCAGGCCGGACGTCTGCCCCCGGGCTCGGAAGTGCTGCAGAGCGAAGACCGCTACGCCCCTTATTATGTGGTCAAGAAGCGCGCCATCGTCTCGGGTGACGAGCTGACCAATGCGTCGCAGACCTTCGACCAGAATGGCCGACCGGCCGTCGGCTTCGCCTTCAACGGTTCCGGCGCCAAGAAGTTTGGCGACATCACCCTGCGCAACCACGGCAAGCGCTTCGCGATCGTCCTCGATAAAAAGGTGATCTCGGCCCCTGTGATCAACGATCCGATCACCAGCGGCAGCGGCATCATCACCGGCAGCTTCACCGCCGAGAGCGCCAACGAGCTCTCGCTGCTGCTGCGCTCGGGCGCCCTGCCGGCCCCGCTGAACATCGAAGACCAACGCACCGTCACCGCCGAGCTCGGCGCAGAGGCGGTCAAGGCCGGTTCGATCTCGCTGGCCATCGGCGCGGCGTCGATGTTCGTGTTCGTGATCCTGGCCTATGGCCTGTTCGGTGGCTTCGCGGCCGTCGCCCTGGTGGTCAACGTCCTGATGATCATCGGCATCATGTCGATGACCCAGGCGACCCTGACCTTCCCGGGTATCGCCGGCCTAATCCTGACCCTGGCCGTGGCCGTCGACGCCAACGTGCTGATCTACGAGCGCATGCGCGACGAGGCCAACGCCGGGCGCACGCCCATGGCGGCGGCCGACCACGGCTACAAGCTGGCCCTGACCTCGATCCTGGACGCCAACATCACCAGCCTGATCTCGGGCCTGATCATGTTCAGCTTCGGCTCGGGCCCGGTGAAGGGCTTCGCCTGGACCCTGGTGATCGGCGTGTTCACGTCGCTGTTCACCGCCATCTTCATCACGCAAGTGCTCATCGGCTGGTGGTTCAAGACCACCAAGCCGAAGAAGCTGCCGATCGCATAG
- the yajC gene encoding preprotein translocase subunit YajC, giving the protein MSGLNAQFLQLAPILLMVVLFYFMLIRPQQKRAKEHQAMLTNLKRNDTVVLSSGVIGKIMRVEDKEVGVEIATGVTVKVLKGMITEVRAKGDPAPANDAKN; this is encoded by the coding sequence ATGTCCGGTCTGAACGCTCAATTCCTGCAGCTCGCCCCCATCCTGCTGATGGTCGTGCTGTTCTACTTCATGCTGATCCGTCCGCAGCAGAAGCGCGCCAAGGAGCATCAGGCGATGCTCACCAACCTGAAGCGCAACGACACGGTCGTCCTGTCCAGCGGCGTGATCGGCAAGATCATGCGCGTCGAGGACAAGGAAGTCGGCGTCGAGATCGCCACTGGCGTGACCGTGAAGGTCCTGAAGGGCATGATCACCGAGGTCCGCGCCAAGGGCGATCCGGCGCCCGCCAACGACGCGAAGAACTAA
- a CDS encoding ATP-binding protein, with translation MIDAPNTGLAPLLARIAEALERLAPPPRPAPDFSAARLFRHESKDGAFVPAADYPLSLDLLVGIDRQKSRFVENLRRFALGAPCNHVLLWGVRGTGKSSVTKAAFVSLADEYPALKLIEVDRDEVTALPPLFDQLRTRTERFVVLCDDLSFEDGAAAAKALKSALEGGVSGPPENVLFVATSNRRHLMPRDHVESQGAIAAAENAEEEMSVSDRFGLWIGFPPMDQDTYLAAIRGYAEQFGLAAPDLDRRALQWSQLRGARSGRVAWQFVRDLAGEQGVKLPG, from the coding sequence ATGATAGACGCGCCAAATACCGGGCTTGCCCCCCTGCTCGCCCGCATCGCCGAAGCCCTGGAACGCCTGGCGCCGCCGCCCCGGCCCGCGCCGGACTTCTCGGCTGCGCGCCTGTTCCGGCACGAGTCCAAGGACGGCGCCTTCGTCCCGGCGGCCGACTATCCGCTGTCGCTGGACCTGCTGGTGGGAATCGACCGCCAGAAAAGCCGTTTCGTCGAGAACTTGCGCCGCTTCGCCCTGGGCGCACCCTGCAACCACGTGCTGCTGTGGGGCGTGCGCGGCACGGGAAAGAGCTCGGTGACCAAGGCCGCCTTCGTCAGCCTGGCCGACGAATACCCCGCCCTGAAGCTGATCGAGGTGGATCGCGACGAGGTTACGGCCCTGCCGCCACTGTTCGATCAACTCCGCACGCGTACGGAGCGGTTCGTGGTGCTGTGCGACGACCTCTCGTTCGAGGACGGCGCGGCCGCGGCCAAGGCGCTGAAGTCGGCCTTGGAGGGCGGCGTCTCGGGTCCGCCCGAGAACGTGCTGTTCGTGGCCACCTCGAACCGCCGCCACCTGATGCCGCGCGACCACGTCGAAAGCCAGGGCGCGATCGCCGCCGCCGAGAACGCCGAAGAAGAGATGAGCGTCTCCGACCGCTTCGGCCTGTGGATCGGCTTCCCGCCGATGGACCAGGACACCTACCTGGCCGCCATCCGCGGCTATGCCGAGCAGTTCGGCCTGGCCGCCCCCGATCTCGACCGCCGGGCTCTGCAGTGGTCGCAGCTGCGCGGGGCCCGCTCGGGCCGGGTGGCCTGGCAGTTCGTGCGGGACCTGGCGGGCGAGCAGGGCGTAAAGTTGCCCGGCTGA
- a CDS encoding VOC family protein: MPATFRHFAINADDTGRAKTFYEGVFGWRFDPWGPPDFYQVRNAGKGLLGALQGRRELIPGVRMAGFENSFGVADLKATIAAIEAGGGKIVMPPYRIEGVGELIYFEDTEGNLVGAMQYDPGVFPETPE; encoded by the coding sequence GTGCCAGCGACCTTCAGACACTTCGCCATCAACGCCGACGACACCGGCCGCGCCAAGACCTTCTACGAGGGCGTCTTCGGCTGGCGGTTCGACCCGTGGGGTCCGCCGGACTTCTATCAGGTCAGGAACGCCGGCAAGGGACTGCTTGGCGCCTTGCAGGGCCGCCGCGAGCTGATTCCGGGCGTGCGCATGGCCGGATTCGAAAACAGCTTCGGGGTCGCGGATCTAAAGGCGACCATCGCCGCCATCGAGGCCGGCGGCGGCAAGATCGTCATGCCGCCCTACCGCATCGAGGGCGTCGGCGAGCTGATCTATTTCGAGGACACCGAAGGCAACCTGGTCGGCGCCATGCAGTACGATCCGGGCGTCTTTCCCGAGACGCCGGAGTGA
- a CDS encoding helix-turn-helix transcriptional regulator — MSDGFDVRTYAAGLHAGTVLPAHRHGWGQLVFAASGVMRVVTDDATWTIPPTRAIWVPAGVRHAIAARGEVAMRTLYIDRPRADPLPVEPCVIAVAPLLRELILHALTVGMLTPDQPHHDRLAGLLIDLILQARPEDLALPLPRDPRALRLAEAWRDHPGDTRELSQIARQSGASLRTLQRLFPRETGLTLEAWRQKARLVHAVERLCAGAGVTETALDCGYRSPAAFSEAFSRQFGVSPSRFAPRRPA, encoded by the coding sequence GTGAGCGACGGTTTCGACGTCCGCACCTACGCGGCGGGCCTTCACGCCGGGACGGTGTTGCCGGCCCACCGCCACGGTTGGGGTCAGCTGGTCTTCGCCGCCTCCGGCGTGATGCGGGTGGTCACCGACGACGCTACGTGGACGATCCCGCCGACGCGGGCGATCTGGGTTCCGGCTGGCGTGCGCCACGCCATCGCCGCCCGGGGCGAAGTGGCCATGCGCACGCTGTATATCGACCGCCCGCGCGCCGATCCGCTGCCGGTCGAGCCCTGTGTCATCGCCGTGGCCCCGTTGCTGCGTGAGCTGATCCTGCATGCGCTGACGGTCGGCATGCTGACCCCGGACCAGCCCCACCACGACCGTCTGGCCGGTCTGCTGATCGACCTCATCCTCCAGGCCCGCCCGGAAGACCTGGCTCTGCCCCTGCCCCGCGATCCGCGCGCCCTGCGGCTGGCTGAGGCGTGGCGCGACCATCCTGGCGACACGCGCGAACTGTCCCAGATCGCGCGGCAGTCCGGCGCCAGCCTGCGCACATTGCAGCGCCTCTTCCCGCGCGAGACGGGCCTGACCCTGGAGGCCTGGCGGCAGAAGGCGCGGCTGGTCCACGCCGTCGAACGCCTCTGCGCCGGCGCCGGCGTGACCGAGACCGCTCTGGACTGCGGCTATCGGAGCCCGGCCGCGTTCAGCGAGGCCTTTTCTCGCCAGTTCGGCGTCTCGCCCAGCCGCTTCGCGCCGCGCCGTCCGGCTTGA
- a CDS encoding LysM peptidoglycan-binding domain-containing protein, which yields MRQLWTRAAVIALTAGTLGAHAQDARAAGQRFTPNFPITQPPATQPAPSTATPASETFSTAPSQSETLPRPTPISTSAAPSVTQSELPPPAQATISTPAPQPVLRAAPPKTVVTTTVIGPVVNVPGKPQVRVVESGDALDAIARGFGATRAELVELNDLKKPYNLKLGQKIKGPAKDDQKAYVVQTGDTIFAIAKRFNVTAAALADENDLKANSAIKKGQKLVLPDGYKDKGPIKTTTVLAGQPASQPNVAEAQQPPTPSRPTTATPSRPAAGLFHPANQLTPTEPGDLGPVSTTTLSVTGSVTTVAGPRQIHTVKSGDTLTAIARKFDVSVSDLADDNKLKADKPLKLGAKIKGPATTQKAYVAVSGDTLAGISKRFSVSVKELASENNLRATASVKKGQKVLLPDGYKDKGPIRTTTTTVAKRPEPTPTPSTPSNTYARVDSSAPSATAPAPSTPSNPQPYQPSGNSYSRPSAPIAAQPVSPPPSSRPIIESSAAPTEAEIIASGKGKFAWPVRGEIISTFGVKGTGQRNDGLDIRAAQGTPVLSAADGEVAYAGNQVPTFGNLVLVKHADGWVTAYAHLSSINVKMRQAVRQGEQLGAVGATGGTNESKLHFEMRYAPTVKDKAKPVDPALVLPR from the coding sequence ATGAGGCAGTTGTGGACGCGCGCGGCGGTGATCGCCCTGACGGCTGGAACGCTCGGCGCCCATGCGCAGGACGCTCGGGCCGCGGGCCAACGCTTCACGCCGAACTTCCCGATCACCCAGCCGCCCGCCACGCAGCCGGCCCCGTCGACGGCGACGCCCGCGTCGGAGACGTTCTCGACCGCGCCGAGCCAGAGCGAGACCCTGCCGCGCCCGACGCCGATCTCGACCTCGGCCGCGCCGTCGGTCACCCAGTCCGAACTGCCGCCGCCCGCCCAAGCCACGATCTCGACGCCCGCGCCGCAGCCGGTGTTGCGCGCCGCCCCGCCGAAGACCGTCGTCACCACCACCGTCATCGGTCCGGTGGTCAATGTTCCGGGCAAGCCGCAGGTGCGCGTCGTCGAGTCTGGTGACGCCCTGGACGCCATCGCCCGCGGCTTCGGCGCGACCCGCGCCGAGCTGGTCGAGCTGAACGACCTCAAGAAGCCGTACAATCTGAAGCTCGGCCAGAAGATCAAGGGCCCGGCCAAGGACGACCAGAAGGCCTATGTGGTCCAGACCGGCGACACCATCTTCGCCATCGCCAAGCGCTTCAACGTGACCGCTGCGGCCCTGGCCGACGAGAACGACCTGAAGGCCAATTCGGCGATCAAGAAGGGCCAGAAGCTGGTCCTGCCGGACGGCTACAAGGACAAAGGGCCGATCAAGACGACCACGGTTCTGGCCGGCCAGCCCGCCTCGCAGCCTAACGTCGCCGAGGCTCAGCAGCCGCCGACCCCCAGCCGTCCGACGACCGCGACGCCGTCGCGTCCGGCCGCGGGACTGTTCCATCCCGCCAATCAGTTGACGCCGACCGAGCCGGGCGACCTGGGCCCCGTCAGCACCACGACGCTGAGCGTTACCGGTTCGGTCACGACCGTCGCCGGCCCCCGCCAGATCCACACGGTGAAGTCGGGCGACACCCTGACCGCCATCGCCCGCAAGTTCGACGTCAGCGTCAGCGACCTGGCCGACGACAACAAGCTGAAGGCCGACAAGCCGCTGAAGCTGGGCGCCAAGATCAAGGGCCCGGCGACGACGCAGAAGGCCTATGTGGCCGTCAGCGGCGACACCCTGGCCGGCATCTCCAAGCGCTTCAGCGTCAGCGTCAAGGAACTGGCGTCGGAGAACAACCTGCGGGCCACGGCCTCGGTGAAGAAGGGCCAGAAGGTCTTGCTGCCCGACGGCTACAAGGACAAGGGCCCGATCCGGACCACGACCACCACGGTGGCGAAGCGTCCCGAGCCGACGCCTACGCCTTCGACGCCGTCGAACACCTATGCCCGCGTCGACAGCTCGGCGCCCTCGGCCACTGCGCCCGCGCCGTCGACGCCGTCCAACCCGCAGCCCTACCAGCCCAGCGGCAACAGCTATTCGCGCCCCAGCGCGCCGATCGCCGCCCAGCCGGTCAGCCCGCCGCCGTCCTCGCGTCCGATCATCGAGAGCAGCGCCGCTCCGACCGAGGCCGAGATCATCGCCTCGGGCAAGGGCAAGTTCGCCTGGCCGGTGCGCGGCGAGATCATCTCGACCTTCGGCGTCAAGGGCACGGGCCAGCGCAACGACGGCCTGGACATCCGCGCCGCGCAAGGCACGCCGGTGCTTTCCGCCGCCGATGGCGAAGTGGCCTATGCCGGCAACCAGGTCCCGACCTTCGGCAATCTGGTGCTGGTCAAGCACGCCGACGGCTGGGTCACGGCCTACGCCCACCTCTCCAGCATCAACGTCAAGATGCGCCAGGCCGTGCGCCAGGGGGAGCAGCTGGGCGCGGTCGGCGCCACGGGCGGGACCAACGAGTCCAAGCTGCACTTCGAGATGCGCTACGCGCCGACGGTCAAGGACAAGGCCAAGCCGGTCGACCCGGCTCTGGTGCTGCCGCGCTAA